In one Silene latifolia isolate original U9 population chromosome 10, ASM4854445v1, whole genome shotgun sequence genomic region, the following are encoded:
- the LOC141608551 gene encoding protein FAR1-RELATED SEQUENCE 3-like: MGASLEDFKNFWRDVKQFIKGYDAQMMIENFIRKKVMYNSFYFDFDVDERGRLSRVIWADLISIKNYSLFGDVTSFDTTFNMSTYKMILAPFTGVDNYKKCVTFAAGLLRNEFDEGFEIGSTIYRETNFMKELCASFNSIL; the protein is encoded by the coding sequence ATGGGAGCATCGCTAGAGGATTTCAAGAATTTTTGGAGAGATGTGAAACAATTCATAAAGGGATATGATGCTCAAATGATGATTGAGAATTTCATCCGTAAGAAAGTTATGTATAACTCTTTCtactttgattttgacgttgacgAACGTGGACGACTTTCTAGAGTTATTTGGGCTGACCTTATATCAATAAAAAACTACAGCCTTTTTGGTGACGTGACATCTTTCGACACAACATTCAATATGAGTACTTATAAGATGATATTAGCTCCTTTTACAGGGGTTGACAATTACAAAAAATGTGTGACGTTTGCAGCGGGTCTTCTAAGAAATGAGTTTGATGAAGGTTTTGAGATTGGGTCTACGATTTATAGAGAAACAAACTTCATGAAAGAGCTATGTGCGTCTTTTAACAGtattttatag